ATTTGTTATGATTAGCACAATATTTTTATTTGATTTCATTTTCAATTGTCAATTGTTAATTGTAAATTAGATAAGTACTACTTGTTTGATAAATAACAATATAAATCAATTCAAAATATTTTAAAGGCCTATACAAAAACCTACTGCATTTACTATTTCTACGACGTCATCAACAGCCAATTTACCTATTATTTTTTTTATCCTCGTTTTACTTACAGTTCGGATTTGATAACAATTGACTGTGCTAACCTTATCTAAATGATTAGTTTCGTCAGGTAAAATTTTGTATAGCCAAGAAATTCTTGAAAAATCTTCTTTCCAGCCAGTGATTGGCAATACGATAAATAAGTCCAGATTATTTGAAAAGTTTCGGTTGATAACAACAGCCGGTCTCAATTTTTGGATTTCATTTCCTTCTGTTGGGTCAAAATTTACAAGCCAAATTTCTCCTCGTTGTGGATTTGACTCCTTCATCACTCAATTCCATCATCTAATTGGGGTAAATCGGTCAATTCTTTGTTGCTTTTCAATACTTTTTCAGCGAATACAATTTGTTGATTCCAGTAAAATTCCTGCATATCGGGAGATAATTTTCTAATTTCAGAAGGTTTAAGTTCTTTGCTAAATTCATCATTAATTATCTCAGTTATCAGTTCTGAAGCTGATTTATTCTTTGCTTTAGCTAAAAATTTAAACTTTTCCCTGTCTTCTAAGTTAACACGAAAAGAAAGGAATACTTCTTTTTGATTTTC
This is a stretch of genomic DNA from Ignavibacteriota bacterium. It encodes these proteins:
- a CDS encoding type II toxin-antitoxin system PemK/MazF family toxin, giving the protein MKESNPQRGEIWLVNFDPTEGNEIQKLRPAVVINRNFSNNLDLFIVLPITGWKEDFSRISWLYKILPDETNHLDKVSTVNCYQIRTVSKTRIKKIIGKLAVDDVVEIVNAVGFCIGL